The following coding sequences are from one Gopherus flavomarginatus isolate rGopFla2 chromosome 21, rGopFla2.mat.asm, whole genome shotgun sequence window:
- the SLC66A1 gene encoding lysosomal amino acid transporter 1 homolog, whose translation MDSQLWQGSLGGNFSDCPNGSQWVWDVFNECAQDIRDFTSIVLGLVSIFCFAGSSFPQYYQACKTGNMDQALSIYFLLGWLGGDSLNLIGSFLANQLPLQVYTAIYYVLADLVMLSLYLYYKVRNQSRGFSAPINAAFAFVFVGTVSATSLLGRASSTVETVTFKGRTLLSATVDAAGCEPFTKKEIIGFTVGSISSLLYLFSRVPQIYTNFKRKSTEGVSYCLFALVMLGNSLYGVSVLLKNPDPRQAEGNYIIHHLPWLIGSLGVLSLDVIISFQFLAYRKRRPCTSDEREALLGKQDEPLDS comes from the exons ATGGACTCTCAGCTTTGGCAAGGTTCCCTGGGAGGGAATTTCTCAGACTGTCCCAATGGCTCTCAATGGGTGTGGGATGTGTTCAATGAGTGTGCCCAGGATATCCGGGACTTCACCAGTATTGTGTTGGGTCTGGTTTCCATCTTCTGCTTTGCAGGATCTTCCTTCCC CCAATATTACCAAGCCTGTAAAACAGGTAATATGGACCAGGCTCTCTCCATATACTTCCTGCTGGGATGGCTAGGAGGAGATTCCTTAAATCTAATAGGCTCTTTCCTGGCCAATCAGTTGCCACTACAG GTCTACACTGCCATTTACTACGTGCTGGCAGACCTGGTCATGTTGTCTCTCTACCTCTACTACAAAGTCAGGAACCAGAGCAGAGGCT TCTCTGCTCCAATTAATGCAGCCTTTGCCTTCGTTTTTGTGGGAACCGTGTCAGCAACATCTTTGCTGGGCAGAGCTAGCTCCACAGTTGAAACAGTGACATTTAAAGGGAGGACTCTCCTGTCTGCCACAGTGGATGCAGCTGGATGTGAG CCTTTCACCAAGAAGGAAATCATTGGCTTCACTGTTGGCTCTATCTCCTCCTTGCTGTATCTGTTCTCCCGAGTGCCCCAGATCTACACTAAT TTCAAGAGGAAATCTACCGAAGGGGTGTCATACTGTCTTTTCGCTTTGGTGATGCTGGGGAACTCACTGTATGGAGTAAGTGTGCTTCTGAAGAACCCAGACCCAAGGCAAGCTGAAGGCAACTACATCATTCATCACCTCCCCTGGCTGATTGGCAGCCTAGGGGTCCTGTCTCTTGATGTGATT ATCTCCTTCCAGTTCCTTGCCTATCGGAAGAGAAGACCTTGCACTTCTGATGAGAGAGAGGCCTTGCTTGGCAAGCAAGATGAACCCCTTGACAGCTGA